A portion of the Streptomyces erythrochromogenes genome contains these proteins:
- a CDS encoding thioredoxin domain-containing protein, giving the protein MPNRLANETSPYLLQHADNPVDWWPWSPEAFAEARERGVPVLLSVGYSSCHWCHVLAIESFQDELTAAYMNEHFVNIKVDREERPDVDAVYMEAVQAATGQGGWPMTVFLTADAEPFYFGTYFPPEPRHGMPSFMQVLEGVRAAWVGRPEEVAEVAQKIVRDLAGRQLDYGKAGTPGAEELAQALLGLTREYDAVRGGFGGAPKFPPSMVLEFLLRHHARTGSEGALQMAADTCEAMARGGIYDQLGGGFARYSVDREWVVPHFEKMLYDNALLCRVYAHLWRATGSELARRVALETADFMVRELRTAQGGFASALDADSEDPLTGEHVEGAYYAWTPDRLREVLGEDDGVLAAGYFGVTEEGTFEHGASVLQLPQDGPAVDAERIAGIRERLLAARAERPAPGRDDKVVAAWNGLAIAALAECGAYFDRPDLVERATEAADLLVRVHFDAAAGRAPRLARTSKDGHVGANAGVLEDYGDVAEGFLALAAVTGEGVWLEFAGFLLDLVLDRFTAEDGSLYDTAHDAEKLIRRPQDPTDTAAPSGWTAAAGALLSYAAHTGSEAHRTAAERALGVVQALGPRVPRFIGHGLSVAEALLDGPREVAVVGHPEDPARTALHRAALLGTAPGAVVAVGLPQPAEGGEGEFPLLAERTLVHDLPAAYVCRHFVCARPTTDPVELAEQLGAVRP; this is encoded by the coding sequence ATGCCGAATCGCCTTGCGAACGAGACCTCGCCGTACCTGCTCCAGCACGCGGACAACCCCGTCGACTGGTGGCCGTGGTCGCCGGAGGCCTTCGCCGAGGCGCGCGAGCGGGGCGTACCCGTTCTGCTAAGCGTTGGGTATAGCTCTTGTCACTGGTGTCATGTCCTCGCGATCGAGAGTTTCCAAGATGAACTGACCGCCGCATACATGAACGAGCACTTCGTCAACATCAAAGTGGACCGGGAAGAGCGGCCCGACGTCGACGCCGTCTACATGGAAGCCGTGCAGGCCGCCACCGGGCAGGGCGGGTGGCCCATGACCGTCTTCCTCACCGCGGACGCCGAGCCGTTCTACTTCGGGACCTACTTCCCGCCCGAGCCCCGGCACGGGATGCCCTCCTTCATGCAGGTGCTCGAAGGCGTGCGGGCCGCCTGGGTGGGGCGGCCCGAGGAGGTCGCCGAGGTCGCGCAGAAGATCGTGCGGGACCTGGCCGGGCGGCAGCTGGACTACGGGAAGGCCGGGACCCCGGGGGCCGAGGAGCTCGCGCAGGCGCTGCTCGGGCTGACGCGCGAGTACGACGCCGTGCGCGGCGGGTTCGGCGGGGCGCCGAAGTTCCCGCCGTCCATGGTGCTGGAGTTCCTGCTGCGCCATCACGCCCGCACCGGGTCCGAGGGTGCGCTGCAGATGGCCGCCGACACCTGTGAGGCGATGGCGCGCGGCGGGATCTACGACCAGCTCGGCGGCGGGTTCGCGCGGTACTCGGTGGACCGGGAGTGGGTGGTCCCGCACTTCGAGAAGATGCTCTATGACAACGCCCTGCTCTGCCGGGTCTACGCCCACCTGTGGCGGGCCACCGGTTCGGAGCTCGCGCGGCGGGTGGCGCTGGAGACCGCCGACTTCATGGTCCGGGAGCTGCGGACCGCCCAGGGCGGTTTCGCGTCCGCCCTCGACGCCGACAGCGAGGATCCGCTGACCGGCGAGCACGTGGAGGGGGCGTACTACGCCTGGACGCCGGACCGGTTGCGGGAAGTGCTCGGCGAGGACGACGGGGTGCTGGCCGCCGGGTACTTCGGGGTGACCGAGGAGGGCACCTTCGAGCACGGCGCGTCCGTGCTCCAGCTGCCCCAGGACGGGCCGGCGGTGGACGCGGAGCGGATCGCCGGGATCAGGGAGCGGCTGCTGGCGGCGCGGGCGGAGCGGCCCGCGCCGGGGCGGGACGACAAGGTCGTCGCCGCGTGGAACGGCCTGGCCATCGCGGCGTTGGCGGAGTGCGGTGCGTACTTCGATCGGCCCGACCTGGTGGAGCGGGCGACCGAGGCCGCGGACCTGCTGGTGCGGGTGCACTTCGACGCGGCCGCCGGCCGGGCTCCCCGTCTCGCGCGGACCAGCAAGGACGGGCACGTGGGTGCCAACGCGGGGGTGCTGGAGGACTACGGCGACGTCGCGGAGGGTTTCCTCGCCCTGGCGGCGGTGACCGGTGAGGGGGTGTGGCTGGAGTTCGCCGGTTTCCTGCTGGACCTGGTCCTGGACCGCTTCACCGCCGAGGACGGGTCGCTGTACGACACGGCGCACGATGCGGAGAAGCTGATCCGCAGGCCGCAGGATCCGACGGACACGGCCGCGCCGTCCGGGTGGACGGCGGCCGCGGGCGCGCTGCTCTCGTACGCGGCGCACACCGGTTCGGAGGCGCACCGTACGGCGGCGGAGCGGGCACTCGGGGTGGTGCAGGCGCTGGGTCCGCGCGTGCCGCGTTTCATCGGGCACGGGCTGTCGGTGGCCGAGGCGCTGCTGGACGGGCCGCGCGAGGTGGCGGTGGTCGGGCATCCGGAGGATCCGGCGCGGACGGCGCTGCACCGGGCGGCGTTGCTGGGGACGGCTCCTGGTGCGGTGGTGGCGGTGGGGCTGCCGCAGCCCGCGGAGGGCGGCGAGGGGGAGTTCCCTCTTCTGGCCGAGCGCACACTGGTGCACGACCTTCCGGCGGCGTATGTGTGTCGACATTTCGTCTGCGCGCGGCCTACGACGGACCCGGTCGAGCTGGCGGAGCAGTTGGGTGCGGTTCGTCCCTGA
- a CDS encoding recombinase family protein translates to MDQIPVASYARTSQDTPHRDARGVRHQHRINERTAREHGCVVVATYTDNARNATKDDRERPAFDHLLADLHRGHAFAAGPLRGVVAVADDRLYRRPEDFIRFMAALTSAPGRVYVAREGLRDPYTKAGLLQGAACLQGAAAEGEMRSRRVQDWHWSRAMDGLPHSGPRPFGWLPDRQTLHPVESELVRKAIEDRIGGASMGQVVREWDAQGITGTRGGRLAPQSVTQIITAPRVCGFRANRGELLIDPDTGSPLVGAWQAIVPPEQWRAVCATFSAGSLYMHRGPLSPRLTGRAAGPKYLATGFVRCGGRLAGGDDCGQLMGGAKSPRSRTSPYNYICIAGRGCGRCAISGPLVEAAIERLLFPEEGQGRIRLPEPMRLRWQSGEMAFEEKRKVIASVFGHLLIRPGRKGCGTWDYSRVVPVWKWADRIKGAEPAA, encoded by the coding sequence ATGGACCAGATACCGGTCGCCTCCTACGCCCGAACCTCGCAGGACACCCCCCACCGCGACGCACGCGGCGTACGCCACCAGCACCGCATCAACGAACGCACGGCGCGCGAGCACGGCTGCGTCGTGGTGGCCACCTACACCGACAACGCACGCAACGCAACCAAGGACGACCGGGAACGCCCCGCCTTCGACCACCTCCTCGCCGACCTCCATCGGGGGCACGCCTTCGCGGCCGGGCCGCTGCGGGGCGTCGTAGCGGTCGCGGACGACCGCCTCTACCGCAGGCCCGAGGACTTCATCCGCTTCATGGCGGCGCTCACCTCGGCACCGGGGCGGGTCTACGTGGCCCGGGAGGGCCTGCGAGATCCGTACACCAAGGCCGGACTGCTCCAAGGTGCCGCATGTCTCCAAGGTGCCGCCGCCGAGGGGGAGATGCGCAGCCGCCGGGTCCAGGACTGGCACTGGTCGCGGGCCATGGACGGGCTGCCGCACAGCGGCCCGAGGCCCTTCGGGTGGCTGCCGGACCGGCAGACGCTGCATCCGGTGGAGTCGGAACTCGTCCGCAAGGCGATCGAGGACCGGATCGGCGGGGCCTCCATGGGGCAGGTGGTGCGCGAATGGGATGCGCAGGGGATCACGGGAACTCGTGGGGGTCGTCTGGCCCCCCAATCGGTCACTCAGATCATCACGGCTCCGAGGGTGTGCGGCTTCCGAGCCAACCGGGGCGAGCTGCTGATCGATCCCGACACCGGAAGTCCGCTGGTCGGGGCGTGGCAGGCCATCGTCCCGCCCGAGCAGTGGAGAGCGGTCTGTGCGACCTTCTCGGCCGGAAGCCTCTACATGCACCGGGGTCCGCTCAGTCCACGCCTGACCGGCCGGGCGGCGGGACCGAAGTATCTCGCCACCGGGTTCGTGCGTTGCGGGGGTCGACTTGCGGGAGGCGACGACTGCGGTCAGCTCATGGGAGGCGCCAAGAGCCCGCGCAGTCGCACGAGTCCGTACAACTACATCTGCATCGCAGGGCGTGGCTGTGGTCGGTGTGCCATCAGCGGGCCGCTCGTCGAGGCCGCTATCGAGAGGCTCCTCTTCCCCGAGGAGGGGCAGGGTCGCATCCGGCTGCCGGAACCGATGCGCTTGCGGTGGCAGTCGGGTGAAATGGCTTTCGAAGAGAAGCGGAAGGTGATCGCTTCGGTCTTCGGTCACCTTTTGATCAGACCAGGTAGGAAGGGTTGCGGGACCTGGGACTACTCTCGCGTGGTCCCGGTCTGGAAATGGGCCGATCGCATCAAGGGCGCCGAACCGGCGGCCTGA